The Chloroflexota bacterium genome has a segment encoding these proteins:
- a CDS encoding metal-dependent hydrolase translates to MRQSLRNAQGPLVHIVAGLVLLTWLGVTNPLAYVFCGVVALLPDIDSQASIVGRLFPFISKPIERRFGHRQVTHSLLALVFVAGAAWLVFRSDWPLFAVAYASHFLIDMLVGHVGIPLLWPHQSRFYVARIRPGSTAELLLGIVLLVATLLPLVPGAQTVAGRLIPQDELAISPSPTPTPTVTPVVVNVRISHVHDPERDILVKAGDAVKPGDLLADLAGWRAQLPLTSTPAGTPSTTPTAAAIPTPSPTPPWTPDPLTVAEAEARLELARVAATASARAAHPDPENLAAAEGRLHLAERELQQRQAAYDKVAWRAEIAMLSQSLALEEATERHRIAQAEATAVARVDLAAIEAAQARLAIAQLDYQRALATPTPRPTNTPKPTATARPTPTEVPAGSQPKDPTLVHSLVAGTVIDVQILSVTGNDATVQISIQVPVAPIRSQSDHTETPSTTFLWPRSAVRRLPSSGSRVSVSLQKSSASSTATPSSCASMTATPKPCDSSASTPPRPSILEGRSNVLVRKPPPTPPGGSWAKPYRLPSTRKSATATADCWPTSGWTTANSSTRHCSPKVTPSNATTRPTPATAHCFSRPSATPAPMTMASGQPASLSDSLECWSPRLRVAPFPRPRVPASPCLPCPSLP, encoded by the coding sequence ATGAGACAGTCGCTGCGCAACGCCCAGGGTCCGCTCGTTCACATCGTCGCCGGCCTGGTTCTGTTGACCTGGTTGGGCGTGACGAATCCCCTTGCCTACGTGTTCTGTGGGGTCGTAGCGCTGCTTCCCGACATCGACAGCCAGGCCTCGATCGTGGGGCGTTTGTTCCCCTTCATCTCCAAGCCCATCGAGCGACGCTTTGGCCACCGTCAGGTGACCCACTCGCTGCTGGCCCTGGTGTTTGTGGCCGGAGCGGCATGGCTGGTCTTCCGATCCGATTGGCCGCTCTTCGCCGTGGCTTACGCTTCCCATTTTCTGATCGACATGCTGGTCGGTCATGTGGGCATCCCCCTGCTCTGGCCCCACCAGAGCCGTTTCTACGTCGCTCGCATCCGGCCAGGCTCGACGGCGGAGTTGCTGCTGGGTATCGTTTTGCTCGTTGCCACCCTGCTGCCCTTGGTGCCCGGCGCGCAGACGGTGGCTGGCAGGCTGATCCCCCAGGACGAGCTGGCCATCTCCCCCTCGCCCACACCGACTCCAACTGTCACACCGGTTGTTGTCAACGTGCGCATCTCTCATGTCCACGATCCGGAAAGGGATATCCTGGTCAAGGCGGGTGATGCGGTGAAGCCCGGCGATTTATTAGCCGATCTGGCCGGCTGGCGCGCCCAGCTGCCGCTGACATCCACCCCTGCCGGAACACCCAGCACCACACCGACGGCTGCTGCGATCCCAACACCGTCTCCCACACCGCCCTGGACCCCAGATCCCCTGACCGTGGCCGAGGCGGAAGCGCGCCTGGAGTTGGCCCGTGTTGCCGCCACCGCCTCAGCCCGGGCAGCCCATCCGGACCCCGAGAACCTGGCAGCGGCAGAGGGTCGCCTCCACCTGGCTGAAAGAGAACTCCAGCAGCGCCAGGCCGCCTACGACAAAGTCGCCTGGCGCGCGGAGATCGCCATGCTGTCCCAGAGCCTGGCCCTCGAGGAAGCCACCGAGCGCCATCGCATCGCCCAGGCCGAGGCCACAGCTGTTGCCCGGGTTGATCTTGCCGCCATCGAAGCTGCCCAGGCCCGTCTCGCCATCGCCCAGCTCGACTACCAGCGCGCCCTGGCCACACCGACGCCACGACCCACAAACACGCCAAAGCCAACTGCCACCGCACGCCCAACACCGACCGAAGTGCCCGCAGGCAGCCAACCGAAAGACCCCACGCTCGTCCACAGCCTCGTCGCCGGCACCGTCATCGACGTCCAGATCCTCTCCGTGACCGGCAACGACGCCACCGTCCAGATATCCATTCAAGTCCCGGTTGCGCCGATCCGTTCCCAGAGCGACCATACCGAAACACCGTCGACCACCTTCCTCTGGCCGCGGTCTGCCGTCCGCCGTCTGCCGTCTTCTGGAAGCCGCGTCTCCGTGTCTCTGCAAAAGTCATCCGCATCATCGACGGCGACACCATCGTCGTGCGCTTCGATGACGGCAACGCCGAAACCGTGCGATTCATCGGCGTCGACACCCCCGAGACCGTCCATCCTGGAAGGGAGATCGAATGTTTTGGTGAGGAAACCTCCACCTACACCACCAGGCGGCTCCTGGGCGAAACCATATCGATTGCCCTCGACCAGGAAGAGCGCGACCGCTACGGCCGACTGCTGGCCTACCTCTGGCTGGACGACGGCGAATTCTTCAACCAGACACTGCTCGCCGAAGGTTACGCCATCGAACGCCACTACCCGCCCAACACCCGCTACCGCCCATTGCTTCAGCAGGCCGAGCGCGACGCCCGCGCCAATGACCATGGCCTCTGGTCAGCCTGCCTCGCTGTCCGATAGCCTGGAATGCTGGTCCCCCCGTCTCCGTGTCGCCCCTTTCCCGCGTCCCCGCGTCCCCGCGTCCCCGTGTCTTCCGTGTCCCTCCCTCCCC